In Sphingobacterium sp. SYP-B4668, the sequence AATAGTATTGCGAAATTTAAAAGTAATAGTGCATCCAATATCACCGTCAACGCGGCTACGCATGATTATTATAAAATACAAAGTTCAGAAATCGCCGAAGGAAGATATTTTACCGAAACTGAATCTAATGTTGGCTCAATGGTTGTTATATTGGGCGCGACGATAGCGGAAGGCCTGTTTCCTTCTGGCAATTCTCTTGGACAGCAAATTTCACTCTTAGGTCGCAAATTAACGGTTATTGGCGTGATGAAAAAGGAGGGGAGTGGGATGCTAATCAATACCTCTTCAGATGAAATAGCCTTCATTCCGTTCAACTTGGGTCGCAATATCATCAATTACGAGCAGAATAATCCCAGTATAATGATTGCTGTTAAACCAGCCTATACACTTGACGAGGCCGAAAGTGAACTCAGAGGGTTGATGCGCTCCGTTCGTCGTATCTCTCCCCAGCGAGAGGATGATTTTTCCATTAATAAAACGACACTGATTACAGCACAGTTGGACCAAATGTTCACTGTTATCAATCTTGCAGGCTTCTGTATTGGTATTTTCTCGATATTGGTCGGTGGATTCGGTATTGCCAACATCATGTTTGTGAGTGTGCGAGAACGTACAAATCTAATTGGCATACAGAAAGCCCTAGGTGCTAAGAACTACTTTATCTTAACCCAATTTTTATTTGAATCCATTCTCTTATGTCTCATTGGAGGGGCATTCGGATTGCTTCTAGTGTATGGACTTGCGTTTCTGGTTAAGGTAGCGTTGGGGTTTGCAGTAGTCGTGAGTGTCAAAATGGTGGTCATAACCAGCGTTCTCTCGACTTTTATCGGTTTGATATCAGGTATGGTACCTGCTATTATGGCCGCTAAAATGGATCCTGTAGAAGCAATCCGCAGTAAATAATTTTTTTGTTTTAAGGTTAACGTTTTGATTGCTGGAAAATAGTATTTTTAGCATATGGAAAGGTTGATTCGCTCCAATGCTATGCTATTACTATGGTTGCTGGTCTTCGGCTATAGCTTCGTGCTAATGGGTGAGATTACTTGGCGGTACCGTTACTTCGATTTGGAAGCCAATTTTCTATTGATTAAGCAGACAGAAATATCCACACACTCTTGGTATAAATACGCATTTTATGTACATGTATGTAGCGCCATTCTTACACTACTTGCCGGATTTACCCAATTCAACATTAGCCTTCTTCGACATTCACCAGTATGGCATCGTCGCCTAGGATATGTCTATGTAATCGGAGTTGTCTTTTTTGCGGCTCCATCGGGCATCTTAATTGGATTGCATGCCAATGGTGGTATTTGGGCACAAGTAGCGTTTGTGATATTGGGTATACTATGGTTGTTATTTACAGTGCTTGCATTTTGGACAGCCACGAAGCGGAATCTTAAAGCCCATCAAAAATACATGTACCGAAGCTTCGCTTTGACGTGTTCGGCGCTTACACTCCGGTATTGGAAGGTGGTATTGGTTTACTTTTTTGCACCGAATCCTATGGACCTCTATCAAGTGATTGCGTGGCTGGGGTGGATTCCTAATCTGATCGTTGTAGAGTTTATTTTAGTTTGGAAGTTTAGGGAATTAAAAGATGTGAGCACGATTTGATAGCGGTGCATAATATAGTTGGTTATCCCATCAAGATAAATTAGCGGTCGTCAAAAAACAAACCGAGCGGAATCAATTTATGAAATAATTATATACATATGAAGAGAGTATTAGTATTATCCTTCCTTTTATTACTTGTCCTATCGTCTTGTGAACAAAGGAAAAAGAAAGAATCAAGCCTAGTAGGCAGAGATTCGTTGAAAATTGAGCATGAAGTAAAAAAAGAGTTATATGGTAATTGGGTAGGCGATTTTGATGTGGATGAGGAATTATACGAGCTCCTTGCTCTTAATGATGATTTGCCACAGGACTTTGATTACAATCCGAAAATCAACTTGTCTCTAAAGCGGATTACCGCCGATACGGTGTTGGGGCAGAATGTCGTCAAAGGCAATATGCGTCCGCTAATAGGTCGAATGGAGGAAAATGGTGCTTCCGTCTCCTTCATCATGGACGAGCCAGGAGATAAGAGATCAGATGGACGCTTTGAATTTAGGCTGGAAGGGGATACACTCATTGGCACTTGGACCGCTTTTGATAACAAAGTCAAAATAAAAAAGCGAAAATTTAAGCTTTTGAAAAAACAGTTTGCCTATAACCCAAATCTTATGTTGCCCAATGAAGTCGAGTTGGTAGATTGGAAGACTAGCGAACGACGTGAAGAGACTGTCGAAGACGGAGATTCGACGATTACGTTTGTAAATGATTTTTATCGAGCAGCATCCGATGCTGTGTTTAGCATTAATGCCTCTAAACAGAAGTTGACAGAAGCCGAATTGAAGAATTTGAAGAGGTTGGATCTGGAAATTATTCGAAATACCATTTTCGCTAGACATGGTTACGCATTTACAAAAAGTGGTGTAAGACAATTTTTTGATCCTGTAGAATGGTATGTGCCCATTTCCAATGAAGTGAGCCAAGAATTGACTCAACTTGAAAAAGACAATATATCGTTGTTGAAAAAATTTGAAAAATATGCAGAAGATAATTACGATTATTTTGGAAGATAGTCAATATAAAAAATATTATAAATGTGTTATCTTATTAATAAATGTACTTTATTGAATTAAATATTCGTATTTTAATAACCGTAATAGTCACATATTCAAGGTACGCTATTTTTAATCACACTATTTTAGAATGGAAGAAGAACTTAAACCTATTGCAGTAGAGCCTACGACTGAGAGCTCATTGGAGGGGGATGTCCATCATGTCAATAACCCAGTGTTGGATTTACCACATATTGAAAAAAAATATTTAGGTTCTGTAAAGTCCTATTTGAAACACGATAAGGGATACATTTTCTCAGATGGCAGCGCCAAGGTGGAGGTAACGGTTGTCACTGATGAGATTATTAGGGTGCGTCTAGCCCCTAAAGGATCTTTTTTGGAGGACTTTTCGTACGCCGTTCCGCCATCAAATCTACATTCTGTCCTTTTTGATTTAGAAGAAAGTGAGGATTTCTTTGCAGTAAAGACCAACACTGTCATTTGCAAAATCAAAAAGCAAGATTTCTATATTTCATTTGAAGATCGAATAGGTAAGGTCGTGAATGCAGATTACTCGTCTATGCATTGGGAAGAAAATCCTGATTTTGGGGGATATTATGTGTATTGTACGAAAAAAGCTTCTAGTGATGAAGTCTTTTTTGGAGGTGGAGACAAGGCTACAAATTTAAATCTTAGAGGAAAACGCATACAAAATTGGAATTCGGATACCTATTCATATGCATTCAATCAAGATCCATTGTACAAAACAATACCGTTTTACATAGGTGTACATGAGGGCGATGCCTATGGGATTTTCTTTGACAACACATTTAAGACCTATTTCGATTTTGCGGCAGAAAATCATGATCAAACAAGTTTTTGGTCTGAAGGAGGAGAGTTACAGTATTATTACATCCATGGCCCTCACATGATGGACGTCGTAAAGCGGTACCATAGTATTACGGGCACCCATTATTTACCTCCAATGTGGGCCATCGGTTACCACCAATGTCGGTGGAGCTATTATCCCGAGACAATGGTAAGAGATGTTGCCAAGCAGTTCAGGCAGCGTAGTATTCCTTGTGATGCCATCTACCTTGATATTGATTACATGGACGGTTATAGATGCTTCACTTGGAATAAACAATATTTTCCAAATCCCAAAAAGATGATTTCGGACTTAGCCTCGGACGGGTTCAAGACTGTTGTCATGATTGATCCAGGTATCAAAGTGGATGATAATTATTGGGTGTTCAAGGAAGGACAGGAAAATAAGTATTTCTGTCGCCGGGGGGATGACTATTTTATGGAGGGGTTTGTCTGGCCTGGCCGGTGCCAATTTCCTGATTTTACCAACCCTAAAGTTCGTGAATGGTGGGGCAGTCTTTACAAGGGATTGGTTGAAGACGGTGTCGCTGGATTCTGGAATGATATGAATGAACCAGCGGTGTTCGGAAGAGGTACTTTCCCCGATGACGTAAGACATTATTATGAAGGTCATAGGGGGTCGCATCGGAAAGCTCATAATATATATGGGATGCAGATGGTCCGTGCCACTTATGACGGACTTAAAAAGCTCTACCAAAATAGGCGACCTTTTACGATTACTAGAGCCGCCTATTCGGGTACACAGCGTTATTCTTCGGTTTGGACAGGAGATAATGTGGCTACTTGGGAACATCTCAAGATAGGTACCCTTCAACTGCAACGTCTTTCGGTGTCTGGCCTGTCGTTTTGTGGTACTGATATCGGTGGATTTACAGGTGAGCCTGATGGAGAGTTGTTCACCCGGTGGATGCAGTTTGGTGTATTTTCTCCTTTTATGAGAGTGCATTCTGCTGGTGATACTCGTGATAGAGAGCCTTGGAGCTTTGGCGAAGATTGGGAGCTAATTAATCGCAAATTTATTGAGTTGAGATACAAGTTGTTACCTTACATTTACTCGGTTTTCTGGGAGCAGCACAAGTATGGTCTACCTATTTTGAGACCATTGGCAATGTTGGAGCAGCATATTCCAAAGAATTTGCAACGTGAAGAAGAGTTTGCTTTCGGGGATAAAATTCTCGTATCACCTGTACTTAATCCTGGTCAGCAGGAGAAGATTGTGTATTTGCCAGCCGGCTATTGGTATTATTATTTTGATAATACGGGCTACGAAGGTGCGCAGGAGCACGTCGTCCATACTCCTTTGGATGAAATGCCAGTTTTTATCAAACATGGGAGCGTCATACCCGAATACCCCGTCATGCAATATACAGGGGAGAAAAAACTAGAACATCTCAAGTTGAATGTATACCATACGAGTGGCAAAGAAGATTCTTATGTCTATGCTGATCACGGTGATACCTTTGCTTATGAGCAAAATATATACTCCGAAAAACATTTTATAGTGGACGGGAGTCAAGGCTTTTTAGTCATCACCCAACATATTGAAGGGCTTCATTCTGAACGATTTGACAACTATCACATTTACTTGGTGGGAATGCCTACTTTACCAACATCAGTTAGTCAGGATGGAGTCGATATTGAACTTCAAAAAGATAAACAGGATAACTTTTTCTTTGTTGTTGAAAAAGAATTTAGAAAAATAGTAGTTCAATAAATGTAATCTAACCTAAGCCATTATGAGTCAATCTGTAGAAATTTTTTCATTATTCACGGATTATGATGTTTCGCTGTTTCGAGCTGGGAAGCATTATAAATTGTACGAAAAATTTGGAGCCCATGCCATTACGGTGGCCCATGTTGAAGGTGTTTATTTTGCTGTTTGGGCACCCAATGCAAAACGAGTGACTGTCGTTGGCAACTTTAACGGTTGGAATGCTAATTGCCACAGCCTATTTGTCCGTTGGGATGGAAGTGGCATTTGGGAAGGATTCATTCCCCACTTGGCAAATGGGGAAGTGTATAAGTATCATATAGAGACCTATGCGGGGGAAGTGCTGGAAAAAGGAGATCCTTTTGCTTTGCAGTGGGAGATTCCACCTCAGACAGCATCTGTCGTCGCTTCTACCTGGTATGAGTGGAAGGACGAAGATTGGATGCAAAAGAGATATCTCCGCAACGGCTTAAATCAGCCCTATTCAGTTTATGAGATGCATATAGGCTCATGGATGCGTAGTCCAGATCATCCAGATAGACTATTTAACTATCGCGATGTGGCGGCTCACTTGATACCCTATGTTAAAGAGATGGGATTTACCCATGTCGAGTTTTTACCCATCATGGAGCATCCCTATTATCCCTCATGGGGCTACCAGATTACAGGATACTTTGCGACAAGCTCGCGTTATGGGAGCCCTCAGGATTTGATGTATTTGATAGAAGAGCTACATAAGAATGATATTGGTGTTATTTTAGATTGGGTTCCATCACATTTTCCTGGAGATGGCCATGGACTACACCGCTTCGACGGTAGTTATTTGTATGAGCATGAGGACCCGAAGAAAGGTTTTCATCCAGATTGGAAATCCTATATCTTTAATTACGGACGTAACGAGGTTCGCGCATTCCTGATCAGCAATGCCGTTTTTTGGTTGGAACGTTTCCATGCCGATGGTCTGCGTGTAGATGCTGTAGCTTCTATGTTATATCTTGATTATTCTAGAAATGAGGGGGAATGGATTCCCAACGAATTTGGAGGACGCGAGAATTTGGAAGCGGTGGATTTTTTAAAAGAGTTTAATGAGGTGATATATAGCTATTTTCCAGACGTTCAAACCATTGCCGAAGAGTCTACTTCTTGGCCTGGCGTGAGCAAGCCGACCTATACTGGGGGCTTGGGGTTCGGAATGAAATGGATGATGGGGTGGATGCATGATACATTGGATTATTTTAAAGAAAATCCCGTAAATCGCAAATATCATCATCATAAGATGACTTTTGCGACAGTATACGCGTATCATGAAAATTTTATGCTTCCACTATCGCACGATGAAGTTGTACACGGTAAACGTTCCTTAATTTACCGGATGCCAGGAGATGAATGGCAGAAGTTTGCTAATTTGAGAGCACTTTACCTTTATATGTTTACTTTTAGCGGCTCGAAGCTTCTCTTTATGGGAGATGAATTTGGACAGACCGGCGAATGGAATGCAGAGCAATCTCTAGATTGGCACCTGTTGGAACACGCTCCCCACAGAGGAATGAAAAGATTTGTTTCCGATTTGCATGCGTTATATAAGTCACAACCAGCACTTTATCAACTTAGTTTTGAACAGTCAGGATTCCAATGGATTGAATTGGGAGATGCCGATCAATCCATTTTTGTATACCATCGAAGAGGATATGATGCCAATGATTGCTTATTGGTTGTTTTGAATCTTACACCGATTGTTAGGGAAAGCTTTAGAGTAGGGGTTGGACATAGTGGGACTTGGGAAGTAATGCTCAACTCTGATGATTTAAAATACCATGGAAGCGGAATTGTCACGGACACAGCAGAAACTGAACCTATTCATTGGATGGGACAGACACAGTCGATGTTAGTCAATCTTCCTCCACTTGGAGGTGTTGTGTTAAGAAGGAAGCTTGTAGAAGACACTTCCTTTCCAGCGAAGCCACTATCTACAAGGAGCCCATTACATTGATAACTAAATATTTATGTCTCTTGAAATACATTAGTATGCCAATCGTAAGGATATCAGGTAATTATAGGTGTACGGATATCCATCGAGGGGAAATTACAAAAGCACCGATGGGCTTAAATTGGATTCGCCAATATGAGATTTAGTGCTTTGGCTAAAACGGGTCTATCTTGTCGTTAATAATTTTAAAATATGCAGATGAATGTAATTCACTTAAGCGTAGAGTGCTACCCCGTAGCAAAGGTTGGGGGATTAGCAGATGTTGTTGGGGCCCTGCCTAAGTATCAAAATAAATTGGGAATAAATGCATCAGTTGTCATACCATGGTATGACAAACCCTATATACGAGATCATGCATTTGATAGAGTAGTTAGTGGGACATTCAATCAAGGTTCAGCGACACTTTCGTATGAGGTGTGGAAACAAGTCGAGTCGACTTTAGGTTTCGATCTTTTTCTAATTAAGATACCTGGATTTTTAGATCGCTCAGAAGTATATGGATATGCCGATGAAGGCGAGCAATTTATTGCCTTTCAACATGCGTTTTTGGATTGGCTGACGATATCTGCAATCGTACCGGATATTGTTCACTGTCATGATTATCACGTGGGTCTCATTCCATTCCTCATGCAATGGGGAGATCGTTTTCATACACTTCGCACAGTCAAAACTGTGGCTACTGTACACAACGGTCAGTATCAAGGCTGGATGAATTGGAGCAAAGGAATATTACTGCCTGCTTTCGATACTTGGAAATGGGGGTTATTGGATTGGGATGGGCTTATCAATCCTTTGGCAGCTGCCATTAAGTGTAGTACGGCTTTTACTACTGTATCAGAAGGCTATTTGAAGGAACTATTGGTTGAAGCAAATGGCCTACAAACCCTCTTTGCTTCCGAGTCCTTTAAAGGAGTTGGAATTGTAAATGGCATTGATACCGAG encodes:
- the glgB gene encoding 1,4-alpha-glucan branching protein GlgB, which gives rise to MSQSVEIFSLFTDYDVSLFRAGKHYKLYEKFGAHAITVAHVEGVYFAVWAPNAKRVTVVGNFNGWNANCHSLFVRWDGSGIWEGFIPHLANGEVYKYHIETYAGEVLEKGDPFALQWEIPPQTASVVASTWYEWKDEDWMQKRYLRNGLNQPYSVYEMHIGSWMRSPDHPDRLFNYRDVAAHLIPYVKEMGFTHVEFLPIMEHPYYPSWGYQITGYFATSSRYGSPQDLMYLIEELHKNDIGVILDWVPSHFPGDGHGLHRFDGSYLYEHEDPKKGFHPDWKSYIFNYGRNEVRAFLISNAVFWLERFHADGLRVDAVASMLYLDYSRNEGEWIPNEFGGRENLEAVDFLKEFNEVIYSYFPDVQTIAEESTSWPGVSKPTYTGGLGFGMKWMMGWMHDTLDYFKENPVNRKYHHHKMTFATVYAYHENFMLPLSHDEVVHGKRSLIYRMPGDEWQKFANLRALYLYMFTFSGSKLLFMGDEFGQTGEWNAEQSLDWHLLEHAPHRGMKRFVSDLHALYKSQPALYQLSFEQSGFQWIELGDADQSIFVYHRRGYDANDCLLVVLNLTPIVRESFRVGVGHSGTWEVMLNSDDLKYHGSGIVTDTAETEPIHWMGQTQSMLVNLPPLGGVVLRRKLVEDTSFPAKPLSTRSPLH
- a CDS encoding ABC transporter permease, giving the protein MITVFRLLGESFGFAISALKDNRTRTFLSLLGVTIGIMTIIGVFSAVDTLRNNLEESVRKIGSRTLYVDKWPWDGGPDFPWWKYINRPEPKYTDYESLRARMTTAESMAYGFNVGNSIAKFKSNSASNITVNAATHDYYKIQSSEIAEGRYFTETESNVGSMVVILGATIAEGLFPSGNSLGQQISLLGRKLTVIGVMKKEGSGMLINTSSDEIAFIPFNLGRNIINYEQNNPSIMIAVKPAYTLDEAESELRGLMRSVRRISPQREDDFSINKTTLITAQLDQMFTVINLAGFCIGIFSILVGGFGIANIMFVSVRERTNLIGIQKALGAKNYFILTQFLFESILLCLIGGAFGLLLVYGLAFLVKVALGFAVVVSVKMVVITSVLSTFIGLISGMVPAIMAAKMDPVEAIRSK
- a CDS encoding YARHG domain-containing protein translates to MKRVLVLSFLLLLVLSSCEQRKKKESSLVGRDSLKIEHEVKKELYGNWVGDFDVDEELYELLALNDDLPQDFDYNPKINLSLKRITADTVLGQNVVKGNMRPLIGRMEENGASVSFIMDEPGDKRSDGRFEFRLEGDTLIGTWTAFDNKVKIKKRKFKLLKKQFAYNPNLMLPNEVELVDWKTSERREETVEDGDSTITFVNDFYRAASDAVFSINASKQKLTEAELKNLKRLDLEIIRNTIFARHGYAFTKSGVRQFFDPVEWYVPISNEVSQELTQLEKDNISLLKKFEKYAEDNYDYFGR
- a CDS encoding glycoside hydrolase family 31 protein encodes the protein MEEELKPIAVEPTTESSLEGDVHHVNNPVLDLPHIEKKYLGSVKSYLKHDKGYIFSDGSAKVEVTVVTDEIIRVRLAPKGSFLEDFSYAVPPSNLHSVLFDLEESEDFFAVKTNTVICKIKKQDFYISFEDRIGKVVNADYSSMHWEENPDFGGYYVYCTKKASSDEVFFGGGDKATNLNLRGKRIQNWNSDTYSYAFNQDPLYKTIPFYIGVHEGDAYGIFFDNTFKTYFDFAAENHDQTSFWSEGGELQYYYIHGPHMMDVVKRYHSITGTHYLPPMWAIGYHQCRWSYYPETMVRDVAKQFRQRSIPCDAIYLDIDYMDGYRCFTWNKQYFPNPKKMISDLASDGFKTVVMIDPGIKVDDNYWVFKEGQENKYFCRRGDDYFMEGFVWPGRCQFPDFTNPKVREWWGSLYKGLVEDGVAGFWNDMNEPAVFGRGTFPDDVRHYYEGHRGSHRKAHNIYGMQMVRATYDGLKKLYQNRRPFTITRAAYSGTQRYSSVWTGDNVATWEHLKIGTLQLQRLSVSGLSFCGTDIGGFTGEPDGELFTRWMQFGVFSPFMRVHSAGDTRDREPWSFGEDWELINRKFIELRYKLLPYIYSVFWEQHKYGLPILRPLAMLEQHIPKNLQREEEFAFGDKILVSPVLNPGQQEKIVYLPAGYWYYYFDNTGYEGAQEHVVHTPLDEMPVFIKHGSVIPEYPVMQYTGEKKLEHLKLNVYHTSGKEDSYVYADHGDTFAYEQNIYSEKHFIVDGSQGFLVITQHIEGLHSERFDNYHIYLVGMPTLPTSVSQDGVDIELQKDKQDNFFFVVEKEFRKIVVQ
- a CDS encoding glycogen synthase; translated protein: MNVIHLSVECYPVAKVGGLADVVGALPKYQNKLGINASVVIPWYDKPYIRDHAFDRVVSGTFNQGSATLSYEVWKQVESTLGFDLFLIKIPGFLDRSEVYGYADEGEQFIAFQHAFLDWLTISAIVPDIVHCHDYHVGLIPFLMQWGDRFHTLRTVKTVATVHNGQYQGWMNWSKGILLPAFDTWKWGLLDWDGLINPLAAAIKCSTAFTTVSEGYLKELLVEANGLQTLFASESFKGVGIVNGIDTEVWDSEKDVAIQFPFNIRNVTKGKEKNKETFCEQYKLDSRRPLLVFIGRFAYEKGADLLSEIIINLFEVKDEKISIFILGSGDSEIRDSLAPLSAKYPGYFSAYFGYDESLAHWVYASADLLLMPSRVEPCGLNQLYSLRYGTLPVVRAIGGLKDTVIDIQDPEGYGVRFAEASVESAVEGIQRAVLFSSNSAAFEKNKKRMMSLDFSWDSSAKTYIDLYNQINP
- a CDS encoding DUF2306 domain-containing protein, whose product is MERLIRSNAMLLLWLLVFGYSFVLMGEITWRYRYFDLEANFLLIKQTEISTHSWYKYAFYVHVCSAILTLLAGFTQFNISLLRHSPVWHRRLGYVYVIGVVFFAAPSGILIGLHANGGIWAQVAFVILGILWLLFTVLAFWTATKRNLKAHQKYMYRSFALTCSALTLRYWKVVLVYFFAPNPMDLYQVIAWLGWIPNLIVVEFILVWKFRELKDVSTI